Proteins encoded together in one Lachnospiraceae bacterium JLR.KK008 window:
- a CDS encoding undecaprenyl-phosphate glucose phosphotransferase — protein sequence MIKDNQKYFNRLHLLIDAVIVACSYMLAWYLKFESVFATKRLGVGVLGMETYFYALYFIVPGYIILYYSFNMYTSKRTARRKYEVYGILKSNTVGALLFIVALYVVNQPNFSRTMIFIFYVINIVLTTLSRQILRNLLQYFRRKGYNLKYILLVGYSRAAEEYITRINANPQWGYVVRGILDDRVPRGTLYKGVKVLGSIANLTIILPENRLDEIAITLSLQDYGRLEKIVDLCEKSGVHTKFIPDYNSLIPSRPYTEDLMGLPVINIRYVPLTNTLNWILKRTVDVVGSAVGLVLVSPIMLLTALAVKLSSPGPIIFKQERIGLHNKPFQMYKFRTMAIQKESAEKKAWTVKNDPRVTKVGKFLRMTSLDEFPQLYNILRGDMSLVGPRPERPLFVEKFKEEIPRYMIKHQVRPGLTGWAQINGYRGDTSIRRRIDYDIFYIENWTMGLDIKILFLTIFKGFINKNAY from the coding sequence ATGATAAAAGATAATCAGAAATATTTTAACAGATTGCATTTGTTGATCGACGCTGTTATCGTGGCATGCTCCTATATGCTGGCGTGGTATTTGAAGTTTGAGAGCGTTTTTGCGACAAAGAGACTGGGCGTAGGTGTTCTGGGGATGGAAACTTACTTCTACGCCCTTTATTTTATTGTGCCGGGCTATATTATCCTCTATTATTCATTCAATATGTACACGTCAAAGCGGACGGCGCGCAGAAAGTATGAAGTATATGGGATTTTAAAGTCGAATACGGTCGGCGCTCTGCTCTTTATCGTGGCGCTGTATGTTGTCAACCAGCCCAACTTTTCGCGTACGATGATCTTTATCTTTTACGTGATTAATATTGTGCTGACGACGCTGAGCAGGCAGATCCTGCGCAATCTGCTGCAATATTTCCGCAGAAAAGGATATAACCTGAAATATATTCTGCTCGTGGGCTATTCCAGAGCGGCCGAGGAATATATTACAAGAATTAATGCCAATCCGCAGTGGGGATATGTAGTCAGAGGAATTCTTGATGACAGAGTGCCGAGAGGTACTTTATATAAAGGAGTCAAGGTGTTAGGCTCTATCGCCAATCTGACGATCATCCTTCCGGAAAACAGGCTGGATGAAATTGCTATTACCTTATCTTTGCAGGATTACGGCAGATTGGAAAAAATTGTTGATTTATGTGAGAAGTCTGGTGTGCATACTAAGTTCATACCGGATTATAACAGTCTCATACCGAGCAGACCTTATACGGAAGATCTGATGGGACTTCCGGTCATCAATATCAGATATGTGCCGCTCACCAACACATTAAACTGGATCTTGAAGCGGACGGTGGATGTTGTGGGCTCGGCAGTGGGACTCGTACTCGTGTCCCCGATCATGCTGCTGACTGCGCTTGCGGTAAAACTCTCAAGCCCGGGACCGATTATTTTTAAACAGGAACGGATCGGGCTTCACAACAAACCGTTCCAGATGTACAAGTTCCGGACCATGGCGATCCAGAAAGAGTCGGCAGAGAAAAAGGCGTGGACTGTGAAAAACGATCCGCGGGTGACAAAAGTAGGAAAATTCCTGCGTATGACAAGCCTGGACGAGTTCCCCCAGCTCTACAATATTCTGCGCGGGGATATGAGTCTCGTAGGGCCGAGGCCGGAGCGGCCTCTCTTTGTCGAAAAATTCAAAGAAGAGATCCCTCGCTATATGATCAAGCATCAGGTGAGGCCGGGGTTGACCGGATGGGCGCAGATCAATGGCTACAGGGGCGATACTTCGATCCGCAGAAGGATTGATTATGATATTTTCTATATTGAAAACTGGACGATGGGACTTGACATTAAGATTCTGTTTTTGACGATTTTCAAAGGGTTTATTAATAAAAACGCATATTAA
- the clpX gene encoding ATP-dependent Clp protease ATP-binding subunit ClpX, whose product MSDFYDDDEIKETEIEKIEKVIKEDDLTEQEAQELQRELERYLKEGLEQQESEEDEASHADKKQGRDQKDEKKESEYEDVCFICRRPESKTGKMFKLPNNICVCNDCMHKTMDTVSQFDYQGMLNNNMFDNMGKNGKGFPSISFVNIADLQGEGGIPNKQKLKKKKQKKKAKPVLDIRHIPAPHKIKAQLDDYVVGQEHAKKVISVAVYNHYKRVATDTMDEIEIEKSNMLMIGPTGCGKTYLVKTLAKLLDVPLAITDATSLTEAGYIGDDIESVVSKLLAAADNDVERAEKGIIFIDEIDKIAKKKNTTSRDVSGESVQQGMLRLLEGAEVEVPVGANSKNAMVPLATVNTRNILFICGGAFPDLEEIIKQRLNKQTSIGYNAELKDKYDKDKNILSKVVIEDLKKFGMIPEFLGRLPILYTLSGLTKEMMINILKEPKNAILKQYQKLLSLDEVKLEFDDGALEAIAEKAMEKDTGARALRAIIEEFMLDIMYEIPKDDNIGRVTITREYIEGTGGPVIDIRSNGCTLEEMDSMRRIEEPAE is encoded by the coding sequence ATGTCAGACTTTTATGATGATGACGAAATAAAAGAAACAGAAATAGAAAAGATAGAAAAAGTAATCAAAGAGGACGATCTTACCGAGCAGGAGGCGCAGGAGCTTCAAAGAGAGCTGGAACGCTATCTGAAGGAGGGGCTGGAGCAGCAGGAGAGCGAAGAGGACGAAGCATCTCATGCGGATAAGAAGCAGGGCCGGGATCAGAAGGACGAGAAGAAAGAGAGCGAATACGAAGACGTATGCTTCATCTGCCGCCGCCCGGAGAGTAAGACGGGCAAGATGTTTAAACTGCCAAACAATATCTGCGTCTGCAACGACTGTATGCACAAAACGATGGACACGGTCAGCCAGTTTGATTATCAGGGTATGCTGAACAACAACATGTTTGACAATATGGGCAAAAACGGCAAAGGGTTTCCGAGCATCAGCTTTGTCAATATAGCGGACCTGCAGGGAGAGGGCGGCATTCCGAATAAGCAGAAATTAAAGAAAAAGAAACAGAAGAAAAAAGCAAAGCCGGTACTGGACATCAGGCACATCCCTGCTCCGCATAAGATCAAGGCACAGCTTGACGACTATGTGGTGGGACAGGAACATGCCAAAAAGGTGATTTCTGTCGCGGTGTATAATCATTATAAGAGAGTGGCCACGGACACGATGGATGAGATTGAGATCGAGAAGTCCAATATGCTGATGATCGGGCCTACCGGCTGCGGTAAGACATATCTTGTGAAAACACTGGCAAAACTGCTCGACGTGCCGCTTGCGATCACGGATGCCACCTCGCTGACGGAGGCGGGCTACATCGGGGATGATATTGAGAGCGTTGTCTCCAAACTGCTGGCTGCTGCGGACAATGATGTGGAGCGGGCGGAAAAAGGAATTATCTTTATCGATGAGATTGACAAAATCGCCAAGAAGAAAAATACGACGTCCCGGGACGTGAGCGGGGAATCCGTACAGCAGGGAATGCTGCGTCTGCTGGAAGGGGCGGAAGTGGAAGTGCCGGTGGGAGCCAACAGTAAAAACGCCATGGTTCCGCTTGCCACGGTGAACACGAGAAATATTCTCTTTATCTGCGGAGGGGCATTTCCGGACCTGGAGGAGATCATCAAGCAGCGGCTGAATAAACAGACTTCAATCGGGTACAATGCGGAATTGAAGGATAAATACGACAAAGATAAAAACATCTTGAGTAAGGTCGTGATCGAGGACCTGAAGAAATTCGGTATGATTCCGGAGTTTCTCGGAAGACTTCCGATTCTGTATACGCTCAGCGGGCTGACGAAAGAGATGATGATCAATATCCTGAAAGAGCCCAAAAACGCGATCTTAAAACAGTATCAGAAGCTGCTGTCGCTCGACGAAGTGAAACTGGAATTTGACGACGGCGCACTGGAGGCGATCGCTGAGAAAGCGATGGAGAAAGACACGGGCGCGAGAGCGCTGCGGGCGATCATCGAAGAATTTATGCTGGATATTATGTATGAGATCCCCAAAGATGACAACATTGGCAGAGTGACAATCACAAGGGAATATATTGAGGGGACCGGCGGACCGGTAATCGATATTCGCAGCAACGGTTGTACGCTGGAAGAGATGGACAGTATGCGGCGGATTGAAGAGCCGGCAGAGTGA
- a CDS encoding S8 family peptidase, whose translation MTCEERIRSEDYRELLIDYNFEETEATHDARDYCRVVVDGNISIIYYQINPNEMVDISLYPYNEVPKCYGLMQQEQPSEQGPFDSLALSDAGILQVQREPLSLTGRGVVIGFIDTGIRYTQDVFRNAAGESRILSIWDQTIYDGSPPDGFLYGTEYGRQQINEALRSPMPREIVPSWDTDGHGTAMASVAAGSNLESGRRFVGAAPDADIVVVKLRGAKQYLRDYYILPENVPAFAETDVVMAVKYIESFAIDLERPVVICLGIGTNFGSHTGSSVLDRYLTTISERRNRAIVVCGGNEGAASHHFRSVLSSEVQTVEMRVGEAENGFLLEMWTEGPSHYRMTIRTPGGEKISGIVDRSRRTQEYRFVFDRTIIMVNSLLLAESTGRGLLLFRFVTPTQGVWTFTIETVSFIQGSSYNMWLPIEDFVRDDTFFLRPEPDITLTAPSMSGGVITINAYNDEDGSFYEKSGRGFAADGRVKPQFAAPGVNVSTSLGKRTGSSLAAAIAAGAVTQLMQWAVIDGQYLLASGRELTYYLMLGAVRDSNIEYPSKEWGYGKINVQRTFEELSGLFR comes from the coding sequence ATGACATGTGAAGAGCGGATCAGATCGGAAGATTACAGGGAACTGCTGATCGACTATAATTTTGAGGAGACGGAAGCCACGCATGATGCCCGGGACTATTGCAGAGTAGTCGTGGACGGCAATATCAGTATTATTTATTATCAGATCAATCCAAATGAGATGGTGGACATCAGTCTCTATCCGTACAATGAAGTGCCGAAATGCTATGGGCTCATGCAGCAGGAACAGCCGTCGGAGCAGGGACCGTTTGATTCTCTGGCGCTGTCTGATGCCGGAATTTTGCAGGTACAGCGCGAACCGCTGTCTCTGACGGGAAGAGGCGTTGTCATCGGATTTATTGATACCGGTATCCGATACACGCAGGACGTATTCCGCAATGCTGCGGGGGAGAGCAGAATTCTCTCGATCTGGGATCAGACGATCTATGACGGCAGTCCGCCGGATGGCTTTCTCTATGGGACGGAATATGGCCGGCAGCAGATCAATGAAGCGCTGCGTTCGCCAATGCCGCGGGAGATCGTGCCGAGCTGGGATACGGACGGACATGGTACGGCGATGGCCAGTGTGGCGGCCGGCAGCAATCTGGAAAGCGGCCGGCGCTTTGTCGGTGCGGCGCCGGATGCCGATATTGTAGTCGTCAAGCTCCGGGGCGCCAAACAATATCTGAGAGATTATTATATTTTGCCGGAGAATGTGCCGGCTTTTGCGGAGACGGATGTTGTCATGGCGGTGAAATATATTGAGAGCTTTGCCATCGATCTCGAGAGGCCGGTCGTCATCTGTCTGGGGATCGGCACTAATTTTGGCAGCCATACCGGTTCCTCAGTGCTGGACCGCTATCTGACAACCATATCGGAGAGAAGGAACCGGGCGATCGTCGTCTGCGGGGGCAATGAAGGGGCGGCGTCCCATCATTTTCGCAGTGTGCTTTCTTCGGAGGTGCAGACGGTAGAGATGCGTGTGGGGGAGGCGGAAAACGGATTTCTGCTGGAAATGTGGACAGAGGGACCGAGCCATTACCGGATGACGATCCGCACACCGGGCGGGGAGAAAATATCAGGAATCGTGGACAGAAGCAGGAGGACGCAGGAATACCGGTTTGTATTCGACCGCACGATCATTATGGTCAACAGTCTGCTGCTGGCGGAATCTACGGGCAGAGGACTGTTGCTGTTTCGGTTTGTCACACCCACTCAGGGGGTGTGGACTTTTACGATTGAGACCGTTTCCTTTATCCAGGGCAGTTCGTATAATATGTGGCTTCCGATTGAGGACTTTGTGCGGGATGATACTTTCTTTCTGCGGCCGGAGCCGGATATTACGTTGACGGCGCCGTCCATGTCAGGAGGAGTGATTACGATCAACGCTTACAATGATGAGGACGGGAGTTTTTATGAAAAGTCGGGCCGGGGATTTGCGGCGGACGGGCGTGTGAAACCGCAGTTTGCGGCGCCGGGCGTGAACGTATCCACGTCGCTTGGCAAACGGACCGGCAGTTCTCTGGCGGCGGCGATCGCCGCGGGGGCGGTGACACAGCTCATGCAGTGGGCGGTCATCGACGGACAATACCTGCTCGCCTCCGGCAGAGAGCTGACCTATTATCTGATGCTGGGTGCGGTCAGAGACAGTAACATTGAATACCCAAGCAAAGAATGGGGTTACGGAAAGATCAACGTACAGCGTACTTTTGAAGAGCTGTCGGGTCTGTTTCGCTGA
- the glmS gene encoding glutamine--fructose-6-phosphate transaminase (isomerizing), translating to MCGIVGYIGKSQAAPVILDGLARLEYRGYDSAGMAVFDGEKVNITKAVGRLKVLEELTHGGETMPGTVGIGHTRWATHGVPSDANSHPHFNKDRTITVVHNGIIENYIPLRNKLMKKGYEFVSETDTEVIAQMLDYYYNGNPMETILKVLHRVEGSYAVGIMFADHAGEIFAARKGSPLIAGQSEDGCFIASDVPAILRYTRKVFFVDEQEVVRLEADHIHFYTMDEEEIEKESATIAWDADAAEKAGYEHFMLKEMYEQPKIVMDTLAPRIKKGRIEIEELDLSDEDIRGIRKIHIVACGSAYHAGVTGKYVLEGLARIPVEVDLASEFRYRNPVFEEGAVVIVISQSGETADTLAATRESKRRGLRVLGIVNVVGSSIAREADNVMYTWAGPEIAVATTKAYSAQLITLYLLAVLFASVRKTIDEKTYQALLRDLHRLPDQIELLLGSKEKIQHFANRYIGARDVFFIGRGIDYAISLEGSLKLKEISYIHSEAYAAGELKHGTISLIEEGTLVAAVSTQPELYQKTISNMVEVKSRGAFLLAVTNEGNKEIEKVSDYVIYIPETNPYFTNSLAIIPLQLFGYYVAVGKGCDVDKPRNLAKSVTVE from the coding sequence ATGTGCGGGATTGTAGGATATATCGGAAAGAGTCAGGCGGCGCCGGTGATTCTGGATGGACTTGCGAGGCTGGAATACAGGGGCTATGACTCCGCCGGCATGGCGGTGTTTGACGGTGAAAAAGTCAATATCACAAAGGCGGTCGGCAGACTGAAAGTGCTTGAGGAACTGACGCACGGCGGGGAGACGATGCCTGGCACGGTAGGGATCGGACATACGAGATGGGCGACCCATGGGGTTCCGAGTGACGCCAATTCTCATCCACATTTTAACAAAGACAGAACCATCACAGTCGTACACAACGGCATCATTGAGAACTATATACCTCTCAGAAATAAACTGATGAAAAAAGGATATGAGTTTGTGTCGGAGACAGACACGGAAGTGATAGCCCAGATGCTCGATTATTATTATAACGGTAATCCGATGGAAACCATTCTCAAAGTGCTTCACAGAGTCGAAGGGTCTTATGCGGTCGGCATTATGTTTGCCGATCATGCGGGGGAGATCTTCGCAGCGCGCAAAGGCAGTCCGCTGATCGCAGGACAGAGTGAGGACGGATGCTTTATCGCTTCCGATGTGCCCGCCATTCTCAGATACACGCGAAAGGTGTTTTTTGTCGATGAGCAGGAAGTAGTGCGTCTGGAGGCAGATCACATCCATTTCTACACGATGGATGAGGAAGAGATCGAGAAAGAATCCGCTACGATTGCCTGGGATGCGGATGCAGCGGAAAAGGCCGGCTATGAACATTTTATGCTCAAAGAGATGTATGAGCAGCCCAAAATCGTTATGGATACGCTCGCACCGCGGATCAAGAAAGGCAGGATCGAGATCGAGGAACTGGATCTCAGCGACGAGGACATCCGGGGAATCAGAAAAATACATATTGTTGCCTGTGGCAGCGCCTATCATGCGGGAGTCACCGGTAAATATGTGCTGGAGGGGCTTGCGAGAATTCCGGTGGAAGTGGATCTGGCGTCGGAATTTCGTTACCGGAATCCGGTCTTTGAGGAAGGGGCCGTCGTTATTGTCATCAGCCAGTCGGGAGAGACTGCCGACACACTGGCGGCGACGCGGGAGTCGAAACGCAGGGGTCTGCGGGTACTCGGCATTGTCAATGTCGTTGGCAGTTCGATCGCACGTGAGGCCGACAATGTGATGTACACATGGGCAGGGCCGGAGATCGCCGTGGCGACGACGAAGGCATACAGTGCGCAGCTCATCACCCTCTATCTGCTGGCGGTACTGTTTGCCTCTGTCCGGAAAACGATCGATGAAAAGACATATCAGGCATTGCTGCGCGATCTGCACAGACTTCCGGATCAGATCGAGCTGCTCCTGGGCAGTAAGGAGAAGATACAGCATTTTGCCAACCGCTATATCGGCGCCAGAGATGTATTTTTTATCGGCAGAGGTATCGACTATGCCATTTCTCTGGAAGGGTCCCTGAAACTGAAAGAGATTTCCTATATTCACTCGGAGGCATACGCGGCCGGAGAGCTAAAGCATGGGACGATCTCGCTGATCGAGGAAGGGACGCTTGTGGCTGCGGTTTCCACTCAGCCGGAACTTTATCAGAAGACGATCAGTAATATGGTGGAGGTAAAGTCCAGAGGTGCCTTTTTGCTGGCAGTGACGAATGAGGGAAACAAAGAGATAGAGAAAGTTTCGGATTATGTCATCTATATACCGGAGACAAATCCGTATTTTACCAATTCCCTGGCGATTATTCCTCTGCAGCTGTTTGGATATTATGTGGCTGTCGGCAAAGGCTGCGACGTAGATAAACCGAGAAACCTTGCAAAATCAGTAACAGTGGAATAG
- a CDS encoding glycosyltransferase, translated as MEPIVDVIIPTCDPGEEFVELLTGLESQTVKINKIIIMNTEEKYFERLKMGKKGLKKYPNVELHHLSSREFDHGNTRNQGVKKSKAPYFVCMTQDAVLADSYVIEKLLEPLLAGEAAVSYARQLPKEGCDPIEQFTKNFNYPDQSRLKGQEDIPELGIKTFFCSNACAAYKRSTFDELGGFIRHTIFNEDMIYAAGVAGAGGKIAYVAEARVLHSHNYTWQQNFHRNFDLGVSQADHPEVFAQFQSESEGIRLVKETARYLRETGNGRLMIPMIWKSGWKFVGYRLGKNYRRLPEKLVIKCSMNRNYWYGLSKRRG; from the coding sequence ATGGAACCAATCGTAGATGTGATCATACCGACCTGTGATCCGGGGGAAGAGTTTGTGGAACTGCTGACCGGCCTGGAATCACAGACCGTGAAAATAAACAAGATCATCATTATGAATACGGAAGAGAAATATTTTGAGCGTCTGAAGATGGGTAAGAAAGGTCTGAAGAAATATCCGAACGTGGAACTGCATCATCTCTCAAGCCGGGAATTTGATCACGGCAATACGAGAAATCAGGGTGTAAAGAAATCTAAGGCGCCGTATTTTGTCTGCATGACACAGGATGCTGTTCTGGCGGACTCTTATGTGATTGAAAAATTGCTGGAGCCTCTGCTGGCCGGGGAGGCGGCGGTCAGCTATGCGAGGCAGCTGCCGAAGGAGGGCTGCGACCCGATCGAGCAGTTTACAAAAAATTTTAATTATCCGGATCAGTCGCGGCTCAAAGGACAGGAAGACATTCCGGAGCTGGGCATAAAGACATTTTTCTGTTCTAACGCCTGCGCCGCCTATAAGCGGAGCACCTTTGACGAATTGGGAGGATTTATCCGACATACGATATTTAATGAAGATATGATCTATGCGGCGGGTGTAGCCGGCGCCGGGGGAAAGATTGCTTATGTGGCGGAGGCCCGGGTACTGCACTCGCACAATTATACGTGGCAGCAAAATTTTCACAGGAATTTTGATCTTGGTGTCTCGCAGGCCGATCATCCGGAAGTGTTCGCACAGTTTCAGTCGGAATCGGAGGGGATCAGACTGGTGAAAGAGACGGCCCGGTATTTGCGGGAGACCGGGAACGGCAGGCTGATGATACCGATGATCTGGAAGAGCGGATGGAAATTTGTCGGATACCGGTTAGGAAAAAACTATCGCAGACTGCCGGAAAAACTTGTGATCAAGTGCAGTATGAACAGAAACTATTGGTATGGACTGTCAAAAAGACGGGGGTAA
- a CDS encoding trypsin-like peptidase domain-containing protein, which produces MYGNNYPNDFDRKPENDTYGIYSGYQNAPQIPEEPQKPKKEIKLWKKFLVAAGVGLCFGIFAGLGLYAVQSIMTLTGVNVTTEETNTQTEPIASASSDSVKAVTTDGVGTNSSVTTVTTDVTGVVKNVMPAVVSITNVYTEQSNFFGQTLESQGQASGSGIIVGENDAELLVVTNQHVIEDADVLSVQFIDGEQVDAQVKGYDSDKDLAVIALPLDQIKSSTREAIVVATLGDSDNLTVGEPAIAIGNALGYGQSVTTGVISALDREIEGTNNGNKLIQTDAAINPGNSGGALLNVSGEVIGINSNKIGGSVVEGMGYAIPISSAKPIIEDLMSKTTKGEKVAEDQKSYLGISGVNVTGEVSQMYGMPKGVYVGQVYEGTAAQAAGLVKGDIITKFDGSSVSSMEELQSMMEYYAAGTEVEITIQQGSPDGYQEKKVKVILGSRADAEED; this is translated from the coding sequence ATGTACGGAAACAATTATCCCAATGACTTTGACAGAAAGCCGGAAAATGATACGTATGGGATTTACAGCGGTTATCAAAATGCGCCGCAGATACCGGAGGAGCCACAGAAACCGAAAAAAGAGATAAAGTTATGGAAGAAATTTCTTGTCGCGGCAGGCGTTGGCCTGTGTTTTGGTATCTTTGCGGGTCTGGGCCTTTATGCGGTGCAGTCGATCATGACGCTGACCGGTGTCAACGTGACGACAGAGGAGACCAATACGCAGACGGAGCCGATAGCTTCGGCTTCCAGTGATTCCGTGAAAGCGGTGACGACGGACGGGGTAGGCACAAACAGCTCTGTGACGACGGTGACGACCGATGTGACAGGCGTTGTCAAGAATGTGATGCCGGCGGTTGTATCGATCACGAATGTCTATACGGAACAGTCGAATTTCTTCGGTCAGACACTGGAAAGTCAGGGACAGGCAAGCGGCTCCGGCATTATCGTCGGAGAAAATGACGCGGAACTGCTCGTCGTGACTAATCAGCATGTGATCGAAGACGCGGATGTGTTGAGCGTGCAGTTTATTGACGGAGAGCAGGTGGATGCACAGGTAAAGGGTTATGATTCCGATAAGGATCTGGCCGTGATTGCTCTGCCGCTTGATCAGATCAAGAGCTCGACCAGAGAGGCCATCGTCGTTGCCACACTCGGTGATTCGGACAATCTGACGGTGGGAGAGCCGGCTATCGCTATCGGCAATGCACTCGGATATGGGCAGTCTGTGACGACAGGTGTCATCAGTGCACTTGACCGGGAGATCGAGGGCACGAACAATGGCAATAAGCTGATTCAGACCGATGCGGCCATCAATCCGGGTAATTCCGGCGGGGCTCTGCTCAATGTGAGCGGAGAGGTCATCGGTATCAATTCCAATAAGATTGGCGGCAGTGTCGTCGAAGGGATGGGCTATGCGATTCCGATCTCTTCCGCCAAACCGATCATTGAAGATCTGATGTCCAAGACGACAAAAGGTGAAAAAGTGGCGGAAGACCAGAAATCTTATCTGGGAATCTCAGGCGTCAACGTGACCGGAGAAGTGTCGCAGATGTACGGGATGCCCAAGGGCGTCTATGTAGGCCAGGTCTATGAAGGTACGGCGGCGCAGGCAGCCGGACTGGTAAAGGGCGACATCATCACGAAATTTGACGGCAGCAGTGTATCTTCGATGGAGGAGCTTCAGAGCATGATGGAATACTATGCGGCCGGGACCGAAGTGGAGATCACGATTCAGCAGGGCAGCCCGGACGGGTATCAGGAGAAGAAGGTCAAAGTGATCCTTGGCTCCCGCGCCGATGCCGAAGAGGACTGA
- a CDS encoding LCP family protein, translating to MSTKNARSARDAGSTRNARSAGSARNPGGSRRPDHARSAGSSRNAGEMRYRESAGSSRRYAESEGGTRRRAESMGSSRRHSESSGSARRYGESAGSSRRYAESEGGSRRYAESAGGPRRSGSGRGSGGRRLSAKKRAAKRRKRIILFAAEIILLFVMLGVLYTVMKTEKMEKIKIDEENIVMEMNETVETNEVMKGYRNIALFGVDSREGSLGKGTRSDTIIIASINQDTGDVKLISVFRDTYLNLGNDTYNKCNAAYAKGGPEQAIMMLNRNLDLNITDYITVGFDGLIEVIDALGGVEINVTDAEVSYLNDYQISMVGTTSDGVNFTAKEGVDYTPVEHGGLQTLNGLQATAYCRIRYIGNDFQRAQRQRDVIMAVSEKAKKADVGTLNDIANGVMGNISTSLDIKEILSVMKDLPKYSIVANDGFPFEQYRTTGTVKKGSCVIPMDLERNVVELHRFLFDESDYQVSPEVQEFSKKVSSDTGKYADTAADEFTQKEENEVAAADEGNE from the coding sequence ATGTCAACAAAGAATGCGAGGAGTGCGAGAGATGCAGGCAGTACAAGAAATGCAAGAAGCGCCGGCAGCGCCAGGAATCCCGGCGGTTCGAGAAGACCAGATCATGCAAGAAGCGCCGGCAGTTCGAGAAATGCCGGCGAGATGAGATACAGGGAAAGCGCCGGCAGCTCGAGAAGATATGCGGAGAGTGAAGGCGGCACGCGGAGACGTGCGGAGAGCATGGGCAGTTCGCGGAGACATTCGGAAAGTTCGGGCAGTGCAAGGAGATATGGGGAAAGCGCCGGTAGCTCGAGAAGGTATGCGGAGAGCGAAGGCGGCTCGAGAAGGTATGCGGAGAGTGCAGGCGGTCCGCGGCGTTCGGGAAGCGGGAGAGGCTCGGGTGGCAGAAGACTTTCTGCGAAAAAGAGAGCGGCAAAGCGGCGTAAGAGGATCATATTATTTGCGGCAGAAATCATCCTGCTGTTTGTCATGCTTGGCGTACTCTACACTGTCATGAAGACAGAGAAAATGGAGAAGATCAAGATTGACGAAGAAAATATCGTTATGGAGATGAATGAGACGGTCGAGACGAATGAAGTCATGAAAGGATACCGGAACATTGCTCTGTTCGGTGTGGATTCCAGGGAAGGTTCACTCGGGAAAGGTACCCGCAGCGATACGATCATCATCGCTTCCATCAATCAGGATACCGGTGACGTAAAGCTCATTTCTGTCTTCCGTGACACGTATCTGAACCTTGGCAATGATACTTATAACAAATGTAATGCGGCTTACGCCAAGGGCGGTCCGGAGCAGGCGATCATGATGCTGAACCGTAACCTGGATCTGAATATTACGGATTATATTACCGTTGGCTTTGACGGTCTGATTGAGGTCATCGATGCACTGGGAGGCGTGGAAATCAATGTGACCGACGCCGAAGTCTCCTATCTGAATGATTATCAGATCAGTATGGTCGGTACGACGAGTGACGGCGTAAACTTTACGGCCAAAGAGGGCGTGGACTATACTCCGGTGGAACACGGCGGTTTGCAGACTCTCAACGGCCTGCAGGCGACGGCTTATTGCCGTATCCGTTATATCGGCAATGATTTCCAGCGTGCACAGCGTCAGCGCGACGTGATCATGGCAGTTTCCGAGAAGGCGAAAAAGGCCGATGTCGGTACGCTCAATGACATCGCCAACGGTGTGATGGGGAATATTTCCACCTCTCTTGACATTAAGGAGATTCTCAGTGTGATGAAGGACCTGCCGAAATACAGCATCGTTGCCAACGATGGCTTCCCCTTTGAGCAGTACCGTACGACGGGCACGGTCAAGAAAGGAAGCTGCGTCATTCCCATGGATCTTGAGCGGAATGTCGTGGAACTGCATAGGTTCCTGTTTGATGAAAGCGATTATCAGGTTTCGCCGGAAGTTCAGGAATTCAGCAAGAAAGTATCAAGCGATACGGGCAAATATGCGGATACCGCTGCCGATGAATTCACACAGAAAGAGGAAAATGAAGTGGCGGCTGCGGATGAAGGAAATGAATAG